In the Clarias gariepinus isolate MV-2021 ecotype Netherlands chromosome 10, CGAR_prim_01v2, whole genome shotgun sequence genome, TTAAAATGCAGTGTTGCATATCAATAGATATGTTAATACGAAGAATTGGTCTGATAAACATTTTCAATTTCTTTCAGTCCTGTTGATAAACCAACAGAACCTGCAATTATAGGGAATGGAGAGAATATAGCACAGGTAAGAACTACTCTAAACTTCATCGTATATATGCTTGAAGAGCATTATTTTATGGAAACGTTTCTTATGTTGTACGTTTTTATGCTTTTTCAGGTCCCGAGCAGTGACTCACCCTCCCCTCCCCCTGGGTTTTCAAAGCCAAGCCTGGCAGTACCCATTAGCGTGGCAGAACTCACAGCTCGCTCGCCATTTGAGGGAGCGCCCGCTGAGTCTCAGTCGCTTTTCTCAGACAACAGTAACTTTAGACATCCGAACCCCATCCCCAGCAGCCTGCCCTCTTTCCCCAGCTCCCCACAGGGTGGCTCTGACTGGCCCATGACCCCTGAGCCCCAAAGCCTCTTTACCTCAGGTATATTTATTTAAcccagtgtttatttaaaattcatctGAGATTGTTTGACATAAAGAGTTGAGACCAACAGAAGTTTTCTGGGATTTTACCATATGACTGTCTATTCAGGAGAAAAGAACCTTAACCACTAGAGCTACACCTGCACCCTGATTAGCTAAAAGTCTTTTCCAAGCTCTGACGCTACAATTTTAATATTAGGTTCTGTCTGTTAAACCCTGACAAGCTGTTACCCTGCCTGAGTTCTGTATCCAGCCTGTTTCTTATTTCTTGGGGCAATAGTTCAAATGCAGTCTCTCACCTATTGTTCCACATTCTGGAAATACAATCAACCGCACATTATATTGTGTTGTAGGTGAAGAAGTTGTGTCCCACGTATGGGCTGTTTGGGaagaaatgcaaataatttactgctcattattattatttaggacAGTGTTACTTATAGCAGGGGGTCTGTGATTTAGAAAAGGATAACATAGCTGGAAATCAAATCTTAAGTTGTTGACTGGGTTTAATCCAAAacatataaattttaatttcgGTATGTTCTATAAGTGCAATTTCTAGGAGTAAATATCTTCAGTGAATAGTCCAAATATTATCacctattttattttgtctcttattttaCTAAGCTTTGCAGAACAGTTCTCTGTTTTTGAGGTGACTTTTGACTTTTACaacttaatattattatgtaatagGAAACTTGATAATTAGCTTTTACTTATTTGCAAGATTAGGACTTAAGTTGGATCATTTTCAGAATTCTCTCTGAGAGAACTCTCTCTCTTGCATATTTGTCAGACTCTAGCTGATAAAAACTGAGattcactttttcttttgccaacataaaattgtaataattgtCCAGATGGCAGCATGCACTGTAAGACATACTAGAGGAACAAAGCGATTGTGTGCTTCAGCAAAAAAGTTTATACCATGTCTGTCTCTACTAGACACCATCCCTGTGTCTTCATCCACTGACTGGCAAGCAGCTTTCGGCTTCGGCTCTTCGGccaagcagcagcagcagcaggaggaTGATCTAGGCTTTGACCCGTTCGATGTGACGAGGAAAGCACTAGCTGACCTTATCGAGAAGGAGCTGTCTGTGCAGGAAGCCTCGCCACGTTCCCCATCACTTCTCCCTAACGGCCAGCCACGCCTTCCGCCACTACAGCACCGTGGTCTCTATAACTCCTTCAGCCTGCCCACACACGGCCACGCCACCCCTGGACGCCAGCCATGGATGGGCCTGCCCACCCGCAACAACCTTGCACACTTAAACCATATCACACACAGCCACTTCCTCGACCCAAACTGCCCACCACAACATCACAGCACAGGCCTTGGGGGAATAACTATATCAGGTGcatgcacgcgcgcacacatacacacaagagATTTAACACTTTTTAAGTCCTAAATGTATAACTGTGTCTTTAGATGATAAATAGTTGCACCTGGGCTAATCACAGCTGTTGTAACCCAGTGGTCTACATACTATGTTTTTGAACGTGTTCCCAGTTCAAAGTGTGCTTAGGATGATCTCTTTAGATGCACTATGGTTGTCTCCTACTTCACATCAAGGTTATTGTTTTCCCATCTCCAACAGAAAATAGTGGTTCCGTGGAAAACATAAATGTGAAAGAATGGCAGGACGGCCTGAGAGCACTCCTTCCAAATATCAACATCAACTTCGGAGGCATCCCAAATTCCACatcatcttcctcttcctcctcttcatcctcttctaGTATGAACCACATGGGGGTCCCGACAGGTTCGGTGGGACTCTCGCACAGCCTAAGCTGGGACGGCGTAACAAGTTGGATGGACCCAGCCATCATCACTGgtactttatattatatattattacatatgTACACTATTAGTCCTCACAGTgaattagtggttagcacaatcacctcacaccttcagggtttAAATTTAGACCTATGTTCTTTCTgtatggagtttacatgttctcagaatacttggtgttttttttctggggtGTCCTTCCACAGTTTAAATACATGCAATGTAagttgattggcatttccaaatagCTTGGATTGTTTGTGCCTGTGCTTtgcaatgggttggcaccaCATTCAGGGAGAAATCTGCTTAGTGCTTCAAGTTCCTTGTTCCCCTGTGACCCTGCACAAGATAAGCAGTGTGAATAAGTAACATATTTAGAAACATGTAACAagaatgaatttttttaaacctattatgtttataaaaagatgAAGCAGCCCATCGGTCAGTGATcagaattggctggttttcagtttgattggccgtGACTGGCCGGTCAGTCTCAGATATAAACAATTCTGTAGCAAGCACAGAAACTTccgagtggtgcaacagaatGCATTATGAggcgttacattatcaaaaattacatgttaaaagcttacaatctgcctttttctctgaACTTTTGAGACTTTGGGGGCTGTTGAGGAggtaaaacatttctttataatcctacaagtAAACTATTTCATCTTGTGTAGTACaagtgaattatttgccaagtttgaattattatacaaaaatatttgtggTGGATGACAGAGATACATGCTGTTCAGAAATGTTGAAatgttaaaatgcaaaaatcttGTATTCGAATTAAGTTCCTTatattaattaaactttaagGGTGCTTTAAGGgttaaaaattgtaataaaattagGTGAAATTGTAATATCGtatcgggatatttataaattCGCGTTCCTTAAAGAATCACCATTTTAATCAAGTCTTAGTGCCCAAACATCATGATATTGCGTGGTGGTATACGAAGGCCAAATGCCAGGAAAAtgtatatttcattaaaatttttggAACTGATTGCAATTAAGCTTTTTTATGTGTCTGGTAATATTGTGCACAATATATTGGTATAAGTgcaataacaattattattattttttttaatcatcttttACCAAAATGCTTCCAAATATCTGATATTTGACTGTCAGGAAcaaaatgctgtaaaatttTGGCCGTTTCAAAATTACACAAGAGTTTTCTGATTTATATCAGGTCTTTAGAAGCAAAATGCTTCATGCCTTTGAAAATATTTGCTGTTTTTTGCTTGGTGAGGTTGTAAAAATTATCCAAatgccagattttttttcctagaataccaacaaagtttttattttcttttgctttgatgCTCCAGGTATGCCATCATCCACCGGCAACAGTTTGGACTGTGTGCAGGACGAAAACCCTCCGCACTGGCTCAAGTCTCTACAAGCTCTGACTGAGATGGATGGGCCAAGCGGTTCAGTGGTGTCTCAGCCTCGTCACTCAGGCCTGGACTCCACGGTTCGGCTTCCTCTGCACAGAGGCGGCTGGGCGCCGTACCTCCCTCCCCCGTCGCTCACTCCCAGCCACTTTCACTCTCCTCCCCCAGGTTTCCAGACAGCCTTCAGACCTCCCGCGCAGACAACAGACCTTCTACAGAGCGCCGCCATGGAACGCCACTAGGGACTAAACCGTGTTTTCTTTCTCCATCCCTGTTAACTTAACTGTAATGACACGTGAATATCCTGATCATTAATAACGTAAGCTCTTATTTGTCtgacaccccccctccccccaatcGTCCCTCGCCATTCCCCCCTTTTTCTCTCATGTATTTTGAGGCACACATTAACAGTTTGGTGTGTATGGGGGGGATCATTAATATGTAAACAATCAAGGAGATTTTGAGAAACAGTTGATACGCACACTATTAATAATGGTTAAAAAACTCATACAGTACTCATCCATTCTACGCTCAAATTTTGATCTAATACTGTGAATGTGTTACTTAATGACAGGGATCTTAATGACTAGTTTATCAGTGAGGTCAATTGGACAGTCATTTCAGCAGAAATACTTGTCAATTTCAAGTAGGTTTGGACAGTCTTACAGTTATATTGGCTCTCAGAAAGAGGAGGTTATGAAAACAGAGTCTGTTACCCTTGTGTGAGCATGGTGTATGCACATACGAGTCTTACTGCCACAAAGCATCCGTAGAGACCCCTGATGCCCCCAGACAGCATGAGGGGAGTCACTGCTGTACCTCTGTATCAGAGGATGGAGCGCTGCCCTGCTGATGCCTGGGGATTTGGGGCCTTTCTCACTATATCACATGACCTATAGTGGGTGCAAGATGCCACCATGTGGCACTTTGTCACTCCACTCTTAGTGAGAAGCATTAAGACTGCAGTGCATAGTTATTGAGCATGACTATCTGAAACACAATGTTGTGATAAAGTTATGGGAGGCTGGCAAAAATGGCAGGTAAAATGCTGATAATGTAAGCTTTAGGTATGACTGATGTTTAAGTAACACCTCCTGGCCAGGTCAGGCCCTTCtaatcatttctctttttttttttttttttttggtctctacTGTGTGGCCCATACTAAACAGTATTTATCAGAAACACTCCTTCATGTCTTCAGGAAAAATCCAATATAGTTCAACCTCTTCGTTTTTAAACATGCTGCTGAGATAACATTTAATACATGAagagctaaaaaaataaaataaagaattgaCTTTTCTGCAGATCTGGAACAACAGAAtcctaaataaaattgaatactCAGTGCctctgttttaattattttccccCATTTATTTCTGTAGTCACCAAGTAAAGAAATTACGTACACtgcttttaaaataagatatttTTATTATCCTATGAGcacagcacaacagcacagtAATGTTACTGACACGCTATTTTcatcaaatatatatacatgtatatatgtatggatatttatatatttaactttGACATTGTTGTGAAATGTGAAGTATCTTGTGAAATGTTAGTCTTTTGCCAAATCAAGAAAATGCGCACACAATGAAACTGAACACAAACTGCTCCATCGAGGATATTCTGACCACATCAAGACAAGCGCTTTTATACATCTGTACAGTTGCTTTTACAGCAGAGGTCCACGCACAGGCGGTCCACGCACAGGCTGTCCACGCTTACATTAAAAAGTTCAAAATGTCACTTATATTTAAGGCATGTATTCTACCATGCCTCCTGTAGTAGTTTAGCACACCGTGCCATTCTCCATGCGGGATTTGGGGTAGGTGGTACGACTAGGTGGTGGTGGAGGTTGAATAGAAGGTGCCAGAGTGCAGAAGAAACCAGCAATAAGAGTCAGACCCAAACCACACCAAGCGCTGAACATGGACCAGCCATAGCCATGGCTTATATCATCTGGGAGGCTGAACATGTAACGTGGGTAGCGGGAAAGTTCAAAGTTGATGCCAGCCACGCAAGTACACAGGGCGATGATGCAAAACGtacctgtaaataaaacaaaatgctgaAGCAAGAAAAGCTTGAAATGGAAAATGGCTTAAGAACAGATCATCAGATTGGCAGTGGTTACAATACTATACATCTTACCTCCCATAAGAAAAAGCAGGCCAGCCACATAGTGCATGAGGCCCTGATCCCAGCAGCAGCCCAGCAGTCCTACTGTCCAGCCAAACAGGATGATGGACAGAGCCATGCCCATAAAGGCTGCTGTCATCCGACGCAGATCTGAGAAACAAGTTGTGCATCAAAAGTCCATCAATATTTCCAGTTTTCTTAGAGAAATATTTCAATCCTTTTCTTAAAGAAAACTCCAAATTTAATGATCattcctttttactttttaaagtttgaAGTCACCATAGGTTAGCTAATACAATGTTAAAGCCTTTCAAAGCATCTGCTATAGCAGTAGTATTTTTACTAGGCCTTTGCTAGAGTtgtggaatatacagtatttatagtaCCTGATGAGTCTTAGTCTTAGTGGGCCATCATTCGTAGTTAGCACTCTGCTTGCCTTGGTCACTTTGGTAGAAGATTTGGTCCCTGTTTGTTTTACTTACTCAAATACAAGtaggcaataataataataataatggctgCTACAATCTAATGCAcccaatatttaaatatttagactATATACATGACTGATGGTGTctattgactttattttatttttaaagggatCTGACACAAACCTTTATTGATCCAATTGTCAAAGTATAGGATGCTCATATTAGTAAAAGTTGAGTTTATTCTCTTGATAAAGAGCACATCTTACTTACGCAAGGCATGCCAGTCATCCTGCTGAATGGTCTTGGTGATATTGTAAGACATATCCTTTCGCACCAAAGTCGATGCAGTGTAGTAGTACTTGATGTAGGAGCACCTCTCAATAGTCCCTAAGTGGAGTTTAAAGGAAAGGTTGAGTTTAGGCCAAGTGTTATCAGGTGACCGAAGAGCATGTTACAATTTACTACTCGAGATGCGAAAGACTAGAGCTAACAAGGAGAAAAAGAGGCGTTCAAGGAAAGGCCTATTATATTTAAACACTTTCCACAAGTGGTATATTTTGTAAGCCGTGAAGTGTAATGGTTATTAAGCACTTTATAAATGGTAGCGGAAGGCacggtagcttagtggttagcactgttgtcctCAAACATAAATGGTCAACGGTTCGATTCCTTcctcgtgtctgtgtgcatggggtttgaatgttctcccaaTGCATGatggggtttcctccaggtattccggtttcctccctcggtccaaagacatgcagcttaggctattcgccgttcccaaattgtctgcaatgtgtgtgtgtgcacatgattAATTGGGACCCCGTCTAGGGTGTACCACGCCCTGTGCCCTATGTctcctgaaataggctccaggcccccctgtgaccctgtacacaggataaagcggtatagacgatgagtgggtGAGTAAATAATAACAGAGATGTGCAAGGGCTTAGCTATTGGGTCAGGCAAGGTCTGAGAGTGTCACATAGCATGCATCAGACTGGGATTGATCTTAGTTTGATGTTATAGCTCATCTGTGAAGTGATGTGGCCTAAGCGTTGTATTGGGaaataaagggggggggggtgcattAGTGTACTGTAATTGTACAGAGAGAATGAAGGTGATGAATGAATGGTGATGAGAGAATGAAGGTGCTCACCTTTCTTGATGAGCTCCTCGATGTTGCGGTCGAAGCCGAGCCGGTAGCATTTGCTCCACAGCCCCACGGTGGTGGAGTTGTAGCGGCGCTTGCACTCGTCCGCCGCGCTCGCGCCGAACAGCTCCCGCCGCTCGCGCATCAGTGGCCGCggctcgcgcagcggcaggctGTGGCTCGGGATGTAGATGAAGCCCGGGTCGGTGCGGCGGCTCGAGAAAGCCCGACAGCGGTCCTTGTACCTCCGGGCGTCCGTCTCGTACCAGTGATCGGAGGATATGGCGACCGTCAGGAAGCACAGAGCGAGAAGAGCGAGCGCGAGACCGGCGTACAGCAGCCATTTCCCCATCGCCATGGCAGCAGCGGATCCGCTCATGCCGCATCAGCAGCCCTGCACCAGCTCCATGCGCTCAGAACGGTCGCAACACCATCCGCTAATACTATAATGTGCTAAGATACGAATAAATACGCACCGCGGTGAAGTTGGCCTGGATGCTGGATATTCAGGCGGCGATCAGTCCGGCAGCATCACCTCACCTACCGCGCAGATCATCACACCGAGTTAGGGACCGTCTGTAAATTACTGTCAGACTCGAATGCCCGTGTAGCCTGCTTTGCAAAACCTACATGCGATGTATCCGGGCGTGGGacaggcactgcatccagtggctaggGTTTGGACACTggctgggactcgaacccgaacccgggcctttcgcatggcaggtgGAACACCTacaactgagccaccagtgctgAGAATTTAAATTGGGACGTGTAAAAcataaatcaaaacaaaatacaatgaCCTGCAATTCCCTGCTGACCcatattcaattaaaaacacCACCAACATTCACTCCTTTTAAATTTGATGGGTACTTTACTTTTTAACAATTGGGGTTTGTATGTTAATTTTGTCGATCTGTGAATTTACAAGCTATTGTTGTCAGGATATTTAATGATGGTGTAATTATGACTGCATCTTTATTAATAACTGATACTTATTTCTTTAACTAGCAAAAGCACccaatgttattttttaaagaatttgtagAAATGGTAAaataggctaaaaaaaaaaagctgatcggtatctggcacataactgctcataaactttatttatgGCGCAaagttcagttttcatagtgtacgtACCATTTATTTGGGGTAAGCCATGATGAGTCTTGCTGTCATATTTGTATTGAGGATTTTGCCTGCTTGGTGCATT is a window encoding:
- the tmem178ba gene encoding transmembrane protein 178Ba, encoding MSGSAAAMAMGKWLLYAGLALALLALCFLTVAISSDHWYETDARRYKDRCRAFSSRRTDPGFIYIPSHSLPLREPRPLMRERRELFGASAADECKRRYNSTTVGLWSKCYRLGFDRNIEELIKKGTIERCSYIKYYYTASTLVRKDMSYNITKTIQQDDWHALHLRRMTAAFMGMALSIILFGWTVGLLGCCWDQGLMHYVAGLLFLMGGTFCIIALCTCVAGINFELSRYPRYMFSLPDDISHGYGWSMFSAWCGLGLTLIAGFFCTLAPSIQPPPPPSRTTYPKSRMENGTVC
- the cnot4a gene encoding CCR4-NOT transcription complex subunit 4 is translated as MSRSPELKEDPMECPLCMEPLEIDDVNFFPCTCGYQICRFCWHRIRTDENGLCPACRKPYPEDPAVYKPLSQEEILRIKNEKKQKQNEKKQKVTENRKHLASVRVVQRNLVFVVGLSQRLADPEVLKRPEYFGKFGKIHKVVINNSTSYAGSQGPSASAYVTYIRSEDALRAIQCVNNVVVDGRTLKASLGTTKYCSYFLKSMQCPKPDCMYLHELGDEAASFTKEEMQAGKHQEYEQKLLQDLYKANPNFLQTSTCGGEKSKNKANATQRQNSGGKEGWPLLQGYGKLVNGLPTEYRKSPPLLDCLTDSDHMTPEDPDTELGTDQNTGLSHFAPVLEPTSPVDKPTEPAIIGNGENIAQVPSSDSPSPPPGFSKPSLAVPISVAELTARSPFEGAPAESQSLFSDNSNFRHPNPIPSSLPSFPSSPQGGSDWPMTPEPQSLFTSDTIPVSSSTDWQAAFGFGSSAKQQQQQEDDLGFDPFDVTRKALADLIEKELSVQEASPRSPSLLPNGQPRLPPLQHRGLYNSFSLPTHGHATPGRQPWMGLPTRNNLAHLNHITHSHFLDPNCPPQHHSTGLGGITISENSGSVENINVKEWQDGLRALLPNININFGGIPNSTSSSSSSSSSSSSMNHMGVPTGSVGLSHSLSWDGVTSWMDPAIITGMPSSTGNSLDCVQDENPPHWLKSLQALTEMDGPSGSVVSQPRHSGLDSTVRLPLHRGGWAPYLPPPSLTPSHFHSPPPGFQTAFRPPAQTTDLLQSAAMERH